Genomic DNA from Gimesia aquarii:
CGGATCAGGAAATCGAAGATTATCATGGGATCGGTCATGTGCCTATGATGCGTGAGTCCGCGAACGGACGTAATGCCGAACAGCTGACAAATTTCAGTTATGAAATTAGGAACATAGAATTCGATGCTACGGTTCGTGTCAAAAAACGTGAAATGAAACGAGATAAGGTTGGTTTGATACGTAAGCGTATGAACGAGTTGGCTCAAACCAGTGAAAAGCATTGGGCCAGGCTTTTAACAAACCTGATTGAGAACGGTGAAAACGCGCAAAGCTACGATAAAAAAATGTTCTTTGCGACCGATCATCAAGAGGGCAAAAGTCCAGTTCAGAAAAATATTATCACGGCTGCAGATTATGGGGTCTTGAATGTTGCAGATCCGACTGATCCGACGGCCGCTGAGTTAATGAAAATCTTCATGAAAGGGATTCAACATCTTTATAGTTTCAAAGATGATCAGAATGAGCCTCGTAATGAAGACGAAACTAAGTTCATCGCATTTGTACCAGTCAGTATGTGGGGTGAATCCGCTACCACAATCTCTTCGAAAAATTTGGCTGTTGCCGGTGGTGGTAACCAGGACAATCCACTTAAGGACAGTCCTGATTTTTCTCTCGATGTTGTTCCGAATCCCCGTTTGTCATTCACAACCGATTTTGTGATGTCGATCGACGACGGACGTTCTTTCATCCGTCAAGAAGAGGAAGAATTGGATCTGGCAATCTTGGGAGAAGATTCGGACCATTATTTCAACCACAAGGAAATTATGGTGGCTGCTGAATCAACACGGAACGCCGGATATGGTCTCTGGAGTAGCTCAGTCAAACTTAAACTCAGTTAGCTTATCTGACTGACTTAAGTCATTTCAACATCAAATCTATTTAACCTGGTGACATGGATGTGACCTGGTTGAATCTCACACTTCAAATCAAACTTTAATAACCACGGAGGGAACCCAATGAAAACCTATCTCGTTTTAATTTCACTGATCATCGTAATCGCGGTGACTTTCCTTTGCAGTACTTCAGACGCCCAGCAAAACAAGTCGGATCAGTTCGAAATGCCGATCGTGCGCTCTTCACCAGCTGGTAAAGCTTCCCAGGCGAAGAAACTGCCGACTCTCTACATTTTGACGTCAAGTGGTTGTGCTCCCTGTGAGCGATTTAAAAATGAGATCCTTGGTCGGAGCGAGCGTGCCAGGTGGTTGCTCAATAATCACAAAATCCTCTATGTGAATGTTTCCGGGTTTCCGTCTGTCATGTCCACGAATGGCAGTCAGTTTACCTGGCCGGCCGGATGTTGGAATCGAGACGCATCCCCACTCAAAGCACTCACCGACAAACTCGGTTTTAAGGAGAAGAAAACAGTGGGAATCAAAGATCTCGAAAAAATGAACGCCGATTTGATTCTCTCGGATTTTTCCGGGATCTCACAGGAGGTGCAGTGCATCCCGCCTAACGGTCATTTGATTACGGAACCCATCCACGTCCAGGGAGACTTCCTGGAAGATGAAAACGCAGCTTTGCAGGTCGATCGGAATTCAGAAAAAATTGAACGGACGGCTGTAGTCGATTTGCCTCGAATCATTGAAGGATCACCAGAGTTCGATCGAGAGTGGTCGTTTGTGATTGATAACGAGACCTGGTTGTTTAACGGCGTCGGTGGAAAGGAGGCCAACGTGCAAACGGTTCTTCTGAAGATTCCGGAGCACGAACAATTCACAGGAGCTAATTTCTAGGAGAAACAATGCCGACTGTCACACCAACAGGCCCACTTTCGTTACCGTTCGCTGGAGCTGCAGATCTATTGGCAGCTACCCCGACTTTTCAGGCTGTTTGCGGTGTGGCGTCGGCTTCTTTGGCAAGACAAAGAATTCATATCCCGAATTATGACCTGGATAAAAACAACAATGAATGGCCGGTACCGGGAATCAT
This window encodes:
- a CDS encoding Mu-like prophage major head subunit gpT family protein; this translates as MSHTPTRGGVAKLGERGIRAFFYEGVEGIRKIGWVDRVSTLFDSDQEIEDYHGIGHVPMMRESANGRNAEQLTNFSYEIRNIEFDATVRVKKREMKRDKVGLIRKRMNELAQTSEKHWARLLTNLIENGENAQSYDKKMFFATDHQEGKSPVQKNIITAADYGVLNVADPTDPTAAELMKIFMKGIQHLYSFKDDQNEPRNEDETKFIAFVPVSMWGESATTISSKNLAVAGGGNQDNPLKDSPDFSLDVVPNPRLSFTTDFVMSIDDGRSFIRQEEEELDLAILGEDSDHYFNHKEIMVAAESTRNAGYGLWSSSVKLKLS
- a CDS encoding thioredoxin domain-containing protein, with the protein product MKTYLVLISLIIVIAVTFLCSTSDAQQNKSDQFEMPIVRSSPAGKASQAKKLPTLYILTSSGCAPCERFKNEILGRSERARWLLNNHKILYVNVSGFPSVMSTNGSQFTWPAGCWNRDASPLKALTDKLGFKEKKTVGIKDLEKMNADLILSDFSGISQEVQCIPPNGHLITEPIHVQGDFLEDENAALQVDRNSEKIERTAVVDLPRIIEGSPEFDREWSFVIDNETWLFNGVGGKEANVQTVLLKIPEHEQFTGANF